A genomic segment from Anas acuta chromosome 29, bAnaAcu1.1, whole genome shotgun sequence encodes:
- the RDH5 gene encoding LOW QUALITY PROTEIN: retinol dehydrogenase 5 (The sequence of the model RefSeq protein was modified relative to this genomic sequence to represent the inferred CDS: deleted 3 bases in 3 codons), translating to MGWAPSPNPQHPPLQFGGGSDPMARGRAPGERFDGGGGAQLWEPVPGPGVQPLSWGGVGGVPHRPPPPSLPTMWPYLLLAALAWALGWLLRDRRRLPSVQDKHVFITGCDSGFGNLLARRLARRGYRVLAACLTPKGAEGLQRGCAGHLRTTLLDVTRTDSIQRAAEWVREEVGEKGAFRLVNNAGVANPIGPTEWMRIEDYRRVLDVNTFGAIEVTLALLPLLKRARGRVVNTSSVLGRLSANGGGYCLSKYCIEAFSDSLRRDMRHFGVKVSIVEPGFFRTAVTDLGGIEAALRGLWERLAPETRLSYGEDFFHKYLKVQRLIMNFICDGDLGKVTACMEHALGARHPRTRYSAGWDAKLLWLPASYLPACIVDLALALILPKPAHSQR from the exons ATGGGGTGGGCACCGAGCCCgaacccccagcaccccccttTGCAATTTGGGGGGGGCTCTGACCCCATGGCACGGGGCAGGGCACCCGGGGAGCGGTTtgatggaggggggggggcacagcttTGGGAGCCTGTGCCCGGCCCCGGGGTGCAGCCATTGAGCtggggtggggttgggggggttcCCCAcaggcccccccccccgtccctccCCACCATGTGGCCGTACCTCTTGCTGGCGGCGCTGGCCTGGGcgctgggctggctgctgcggGACCGGCGGCGGCTGCCGAGCGTGCAGGACAAGCACGTCTTCATCACCGGCTGCGACAGCGGTTTCGGCAACCTGCTGGCCCGGCGGCTGGCCCGGAGGGGCTACCGGGTGCTGGCAGCTTGCCTGACCCCAAAAGGGGCCGAGGGGTTGCAGCGGGGCTGCGCCGGGCACCTCCGCACCACCCTGCTGGACGTCACCCGCACCGACAGCATCCAGCGCGCCGCAGAGTGGGTGCGGGAGGAGGTGGGCGAGAAAG gGGCTTTTCGGCTGGTGAACAACGCGGGGGTGGCCAACCCCATCGGCCCCACGGAGTGGATGCGGATCGAGGACTACAGGCGGGTGCTGGATGTCAACACCTTCGGGGCCATCGAGGTGACGCTggcgctgctgccgctgctgaaGCGGGCGCGGGGCCGCGTGGTCAACACC TCCAGCGTCCTCGGCCGCCTCTCCGCCAACGGCGGTGGCTACTGCCTGTCCAAATACTGCATCGAGGCCTTCTCCGACAGCCTCAG GCGCGACATGCGGCACTTCGGGGTGAAGGTGAGCATCGTGGAGCCCGGCTTCTTCAGGACGGCCGTCACCGACCTGGGGGGCATCGAGGCGGCC CTGCGGGGGCTCTGGGAGCGCCTGGCCCCCGAAACGCGGCTGAGCTACGGCGAGGATTTCTTCCACAAGT acctgAAGGTGCAGCGGCTCATCATGAACTTCATCTGCGACGGGGACCTGGGCAAGGTGACCGCCTGCATGGAA CACGCGCTGGGCGCCCGGCACCCCCGCACCCGCTACAGCGCGGGCTGGGACGCCAAGCTGCTCTGGCTGCCCGCCTCCTACCTGCCCGCCTGCATCGTCGACCTGGCCCTGGCCCTCATCCTGCCCAAACCAGCGCACAGCCAGCGCTAG
- the BLOC1S1 gene encoding biogenesis of lysosome-related organelles complex 1 subunit 1, whose translation MTQGDARGAAMLSRLLREHQARQGERRELQERRRREAIAAATRLTEALVDHLNVGVAQAYVNQRKLDQEVKTLQAQAAQFAKQTGQWITMVENFNQALKEIGDVENWARSIELDMRTIATALEYVYKGQLQPACS comes from the exons ATGACGCAGGGCGACGCACGGGGGGCCGCCATGCTGTCCCGGCTGCTGCGGGAGCACCAGGCGCGGCAGGGCGAGCGGCGCGAGCTGCAGG AGCGGCGCCGCAGGGAGGCCATCGCCGCCGCCACGCGCCTGACGGAGGCCCTGGTGGATCACCTGAACGTGGG GGTGGCCCAGGCCTACGTCAACCAGCGCAAGCTGGACCAGGAGGTGAAGACGCTGCAGGCGCAGGCGGCGCAGTTCGCCAAGCAGACGGGGCAGTGGATCACCATGGTGGAGAACTTCAACCAGGCCCTCAAG GAGATCGGCGACGTGGAGAACTGGGCGCGCAGCATCGAGCTGGACATGCGCACCATCGCCACGGCGCTGGAGTACGTCTACAaggggcagctgcagcccgcCTGCTCCTGA